The Bacteroidota bacterium genome window below encodes:
- a CDS encoding DUF2202 domain-containing protein produces the protein MKTLIKYFALIIFLAVIFIPFNSLGAKTIFYSGNNLSPEEIEFLNAAYKDECRDQYFFKKAYEKFPDAGAFAKIMNSEQNHMSALETVFNKYDLETPKNLDFSDIVLPSTSDEACATGLKYEKENVEMYKKFLLNVSNTFLKTVFEDLRDITINRNIPALEKCK, from the coding sequence ATGAAAACCTTAATTAAATACTTCGCATTAATAATTTTTTTAGCAGTAATTTTTATTCCTTTTAACTCTCTTGGAGCAAAAACAATTTTTTACTCAGGAAATAATTTATCACCTGAAGAAATAGAATTTCTTAATGCTGCATACAAAGATGAATGCAGAGACCAGTATTTCTTCAAAAAAGCATATGAAAAATTTCCTGATGCAGGTGCGTTTGCAAAAATAATGAACTCAGAGCAAAATCACATGAGCGCTTTGGAAACTGTATTCAATAAGTATGATTTGGAAACTCCAAAAAATCTTGATTTTTCAGATATAGTATTGCCTTCCACTTCAGATGAAGCATGCGCAACGGGTCTGAAGTATGAAAAAGAAAATGTAGAGATGTATAAAAAATTTCTTTTGAATGTATCTAATACTTTTCTGAAAACAGTTTTTGAAGACCTGAGAGATATTACAATTAATAGGAACATACCCGCACTTGAAAAGTGTAAGTAA
- a CDS encoding efflux RND transporter periplasmic adaptor subunit, which yields MRHIKIVIIFLTLGVFISCGKKQEASEEKKEEHHHEEENKTEVSLSKEQIKLMGIEVSPITDMNISGYIKVTGEVKINQEQESKVGGIISGRIKSVNVKEGANVRAGQVLATVENIDLVSIQTDYISAKNDVEYAKQELDRQKRISDITSRKTIAELEANYKRAVTNMRSLEQRLSSYKINKNRFDNLDEDTTVNVQRFYSIVSPISGNVVSKMITIGQFVEPSTEMFHIVNTSTVYVDLNIFEKDLSKISKGQKVKIETSTYGDEVFEGNIANINSIFDDASRTVKVRVLIKNKDNKLLPNMFVTAKILIEENNVKAVSKSSLIEEGESKYIFVRTNEKAEHEHEEDGHKNDIHKSEEHKSGDKIVFKKINVRTGVEDDKYIEIFPIDKMEEDNEVVTTGAFYLRSEMKKGELGEHDH from the coding sequence ATGAGACATATAAAAATCGTAATAATATTTCTAACATTAGGAGTATTTATATCCTGCGGGAAAAAACAGGAAGCTTCAGAGGAAAAAAAAGAAGAGCATCATCATGAAGAAGAAAATAAAACAGAGGTTTCACTTTCAAAAGAGCAGATTAAATTAATGGGAATAGAGGTTTCACCGATAACAGATATGAATATTTCAGGATATATAAAAGTTACAGGGGAAGTGAAGATAAATCAGGAACAGGAATCTAAAGTTGGCGGGATAATAAGCGGCAGAATAAAATCAGTTAATGTTAAAGAGGGGGCTAATGTAAGAGCAGGTCAGGTTCTTGCAACAGTTGAAAATATTGACCTTGTTAGCATTCAGACAGACTACATATCAGCAAAAAATGATGTTGAATATGCAAAGCAGGAATTAGACAGGCAAAAAAGAATTAGTGATATCACTTCCAGGAAAACTATAGCAGAGTTAGAGGCAAATTATAAAAGAGCAGTTACCAATATGAGGTCGCTTGAGCAAAGATTATCAAGTTATAAGATTAATAAAAACCGTTTCGATAATCTTGATGAAGATACAACTGTTAATGTTCAGAGGTTTTATTCTATAGTTTCACCTATCTCAGGAAATGTTGTTTCAAAGATGATCACGATAGGGCAGTTTGTTGAACCGTCAACGGAGATGTTTCATATTGTGAATACTTCAACTGTATATGTTGATTTAAATATTTTTGAAAAAGATTTATCTAAAATATCGAAAGGTCAAAAAGTAAAAATTGAAACATCTACCTATGGAGATGAAGTATTTGAAGGCAATATAGCGAACATCAATTCAATTTTTGATGATGCAAGCCGCACGGTAAAAGTCAGAGTTCTGATAAAAAATAAGGATAATAAACTACTGCCCAATATGTTTGTAACAGCTAAAATATTGATAGAGGAAAATAACGTAAAAGCAGTTTCCAAATCTTCTTTAATAGAAGAAGGAGAGTCAAAATATATTTTTGTAAGAACTAATGAAAAAGCTGAGCATGAACATGAAGAGGATGGGCATAAGAACGATATACATAAAAGTGAAGAGCATAAGAGTGGTGACAAAATTGTTTTCAAGAAAATAAATGTAAGAACGGGAGTTGAAGATGATAAGTACATTGAGATATTTCCGATTGATAAAATGGAGGAAGACAATGAAGTCGTTACAACCGGAGCATTTTATCTGCGTTCGGAAATGAAAAAAGGCGAGTTAGGAGAGCACGACCATTAA
- a CDS encoding CusA/CzcA family heavy metal efflux RND transporter produces the protein MIDKLIAFSIKQKIVVGFLVLLLIIFGVSSAINLPIDAVPDITNNQIQIITASPTLSATEIERFITYPIEISLSNTPKLVELRSISKLGVSVVTAVFDDNVDIYFARNLIFQKLKEAEENIPQGLGTPEMAPISTGLGEVYQYVVRPERKGDTTFSDMELRTIQDWIVKRQLLGTAGVAEVNSFGGYEKQYQILVNADALRSYNISMHEVFDAVNKNNSNVGGSFIEHNSEQYSIRGIGIIENKDDINNIVIKSEHGIPVYLNQIAEVEEAGGIRYGAVTQDGKGEVVAGIVMMLKGANSREVANTVHKKIEEIKTTLPEGVTVDEFYNREDLVDRAIVTVEKNLAEGAIIVIFVLVLLLGNLRAGFIVASVIPLSMLFALIMMNLFGVSGNLMSLGAIDFGLIVDGAVIIVESIIVAISHSIHKHQRPLHKDEMQDTIFKSTTGIIKSAIFGILIIIVVYLPIFALGGIEGKMFKPMAFTVGFALIGALLLSLTYVPMMSDLILKRDQKEKETIADKIINFIKGLYLPSLKFALKRKTLVIISAVIALAFSIVLFFRLGGEFIPKLDEGDVAYQIARLPGVSLKESKRIGTICEQILVSKFPEVKTVVTKTGAAEIATDPMGVEFSDVLVMLKPKEEWRKNINKEELVEMMHKELSVVPGIGLSFTQPIELRFNELISGAKGDIAVKIFGEDLSELSKAGSDAAKIISGIVGAEDVSVQQLEGLPQLQIKIKRDKIARYGINISEVNEIIETGLAGKTAGVVFEGDKKFDLVIKYQQDYRKDMEQIKNILVNSSNGAKIPLNELADINIDEGPAEITRDNGKRRIVAQCNVRGRDIESFVNELQVKIKDNLKMPPGYSLEYGGQFKNLESAKQRLYVAVPVSLFFIFALLFVTFNSVKQGLLVFSGIPFAIVGGIFALVIRDIPFSISAGVGFIALFGVAVLNGIVMIAHFNKLEKEGVKDVHERIILGTSARLRPILMTALVASLGFIPMAISTGAGAEVQKPLATVVIGGLISSTLLTLIVLPLLYSIFNKKSNFKMSSHIKATIFLLFILLPSISFAQINDIDKYIEMGIKRNSEIEALRLNIEKEEAGLKKSVNIPKPQLFLEYEGVKGGIENFESRKIGITQELEFPSVYFMRSDVQSVQIEIAKAELQNKINSVTAEIKIAYYTAMLHSSLIQIAKENVKISDEFLKTAERKLDAGFTTSLDVLNAKVNKSKTENELKNIENDLKKSFSELQLLLNADVSEIKIEMDTAARLYDVRLDEMLRSALQNNPELILSRLKKERAENKISLAKSLLLPNISLKYYNLKLGSESGYYGFEVGLGIPVWFWLENSGEISEAKVEKKIMQSEEDFTLRRLKSDVKNAFDDFSNSKRQADFINNGVLDEARQIMDATKRSYDEGTASYNDFLQALRTYMDVQAAYAGNRYNLKISIINLEKITGRVLK, from the coding sequence ATGATTGATAAACTAATAGCTTTTTCTATAAAGCAAAAAATAGTTGTAGGATTTTTAGTCCTGCTCTTAATAATATTCGGAGTAAGTTCTGCCATCAATTTACCGATTGATGCAGTCCCCGATATTACAAATAATCAAATTCAAATTATCACTGCAAGCCCAACTCTTTCTGCAACTGAAATAGAGCGCTTCATTACTTACCCTATAGAAATATCGCTTTCTAATACTCCAAAATTGGTTGAGCTGCGTTCAATTTCAAAATTAGGTGTTTCAGTTGTTACGGCTGTGTTTGATGATAATGTCGATATATATTTTGCGAGAAATTTAATTTTTCAGAAATTAAAAGAGGCAGAAGAGAATATCCCGCAGGGACTAGGAACACCTGAGATGGCGCCGATAAGCACAGGTCTTGGAGAAGTCTATCAGTATGTAGTGAGACCGGAAAGAAAAGGTGATACAACATTTTCTGATATGGAACTTCGGACTATTCAGGATTGGATAGTCAAAAGACAGTTACTCGGAACAGCAGGCGTTGCAGAGGTAAATAGTTTTGGAGGATATGAAAAGCAATATCAGATATTGGTGAATGCTGATGCTTTGCGCTCTTATAATATTTCAATGCACGAAGTTTTTGATGCTGTAAATAAAAATAATTCCAATGTCGGCGGTTCATTTATTGAACACAACTCAGAACAATATTCTATTAGAGGAATTGGGATTATAGAAAATAAAGATGATATTAATAATATAGTAATAAAAAGCGAACATGGAATTCCTGTATATTTAAATCAAATAGCAGAGGTTGAAGAAGCCGGAGGGATAAGATACGGAGCTGTCACACAGGATGGAAAAGGTGAAGTTGTAGCAGGAATTGTTATGATGCTCAAGGGCGCAAACTCACGAGAAGTTGCAAATACTGTTCATAAAAAAATTGAAGAGATAAAAACTACACTGCCTGAAGGTGTTACTGTTGACGAATTCTACAATAGAGAGGATTTGGTTGATAGAGCAATTGTAACGGTAGAAAAAAATTTAGCTGAAGGCGCAATTATAGTAATATTTGTTTTAGTGCTTTTGCTTGGAAATCTACGAGCCGGATTTATAGTCGCTTCCGTAATTCCGCTTTCAATGCTCTTTGCGCTTATAATGATGAACTTGTTCGGGGTTTCAGGAAATTTAATGTCGTTGGGAGCGATTGATTTCGGATTAATCGTTGATGGCGCTGTTATCATTGTAGAGAGTATTATCGTGGCAATATCACATTCAATTCATAAGCACCAAAGACCTCTGCATAAAGATGAAATGCAGGACACGATATTCAAATCTACCACCGGAATAATAAAATCTGCGATTTTCGGAATATTAATTATCATCGTTGTTTACCTGCCTATATTTGCATTAGGAGGCATCGAAGGGAAAATGTTCAAGCCAATGGCGTTTACAGTTGGGTTTGCATTAATAGGGGCTTTGCTGTTATCGCTTACATATGTTCCTATGATGAGTGATTTAATTCTAAAAAGGGATCAGAAGGAGAAAGAAACTATTGCCGACAAAATAATAAACTTTATTAAAGGATTATATCTCCCTTCTTTAAAATTTGCTTTAAAAAGAAAAACATTGGTTATTATTTCTGCTGTGATAGCTTTGGCATTCAGTATTGTACTTTTTTTTAGGTTGGGAGGGGAGTTTATTCCGAAACTTGATGAAGGGGATGTAGCATATCAGATTGCAAGATTACCCGGAGTATCTTTGAAAGAATCAAAAAGGATAGGTACAATCTGTGAACAGATATTAGTATCAAAATTCCCTGAAGTTAAAACAGTTGTAACTAAAACAGGCGCTGCTGAAATTGCAACTGACCCGATGGGAGTAGAATTTAGTGATGTATTGGTAATGTTAAAACCAAAAGAGGAGTGGAGAAAAAATATAAATAAAGAAGAACTTGTTGAAATGATGCATAAGGAGTTGTCAGTTGTTCCGGGAATCGGGTTATCATTTACTCAACCAATCGAGCTAAGATTTAACGAGCTGATTTCCGGGGCAAAAGGAGATATTGCTGTGAAAATATTCGGAGAAGATTTGTCTGAGTTATCAAAAGCAGGAAGTGATGCTGCTAAAATTATCTCAGGAATAGTAGGAGCAGAAGATGTCTCGGTTCAGCAGTTAGAAGGTTTACCTCAGCTTCAAATAAAAATTAAAAGAGATAAGATTGCCAGATATGGAATTAACATAAGCGAGGTAAATGAAATAATAGAAACAGGTTTGGCGGGAAAAACTGCGGGAGTTGTCTTTGAAGGTGACAAAAAATTCGATCTGGTAATTAAGTATCAACAGGATTACAGGAAAGATATGGAGCAGATAAAAAATATTCTTGTCAATTCTTCCAATGGAGCAAAGATTCCTTTGAATGAATTAGCGGATATAAACATTGATGAGGGACCTGCGGAGATTACAAGAGATAACGGAAAAAGAAGAATCGTTGCTCAGTGTAATGTAAGGGGCAGAGATATTGAAAGCTTTGTGAATGAACTTCAGGTTAAAATAAAAGATAATTTAAAAATGCCTCCCGGATATTCATTAGAGTACGGCGGTCAATTTAAGAATTTGGAAAGTGCAAAGCAAAGATTGTATGTAGCTGTTCCGGTTTCATTGTTTTTTATTTTTGCTTTACTCTTCGTAACTTTTAATTCGGTTAAGCAGGGGCTGCTTGTTTTCAGCGGAATTCCGTTCGCAATTGTCGGAGGTATTTTTGCTTTGGTTATAAGAGATATTCCGTTCAGCATTTCCGCAGGAGTAGGATTCATCGCTCTCTTCGGTGTAGCAGTATTAAATGGAATAGTAATGATAGCGCACTTTAATAAACTTGAAAAAGAAGGTGTGAAAGATGTTCACGAGAGAATAATATTAGGGACTTCTGCGAGACTGCGGCCAATTTTAATGACAGCTCTTGTCGCATCACTTGGATTTATTCCTATGGCAATTTCTACAGGGGCAGGGGCTGAAGTGCAGAAGCCGCTTGCAACGGTGGTTATTGGGGGATTGATTTCTTCCACTCTCCTTACTTTGATTGTTCTTCCGTTGCTTTACTCAATCTTTAATAAGAAAAGTAATTTTAAAATGAGCTCACACATAAAAGCGACTATTTTCCTTTTGTTTATTTTATTACCGTCAATTTCGTTTGCACAGATAAATGATATAGATAAATATATTGAAATGGGTATAAAGAGAAATAGCGAAATTGAAGCACTCCGTCTGAATATTGAGAAAGAAGAAGCGGGGCTTAAAAAATCTGTTAATATCCCAAAACCGCAATTATTTTTAGAATACGAAGGAGTTAAAGGAGGTATTGAAAATTTTGAAAGCAGAAAGATTGGAATAACGCAGGAACTTGAGTTTCCGTCTGTTTACTTCATGCGTTCGGATGTTCAGTCAGTTCAGATAGAAATTGCAAAAGCAGAACTTCAGAATAAAATAAATTCAGTTACGGCGGAGATAAAAATAGCTTATTACACAGCAATGCTGCATAGTTCATTGATACAGATAGCTAAGGAAAATGTAAAAATCAGCGATGAATTTTTAAAAACAGCAGAACGAAAACTTGATGCAGGGTTTACAACTTCGCTTGATGTTTTGAATGCAAAAGTTAATAAGTCAAAAACGGAAAACGAACTGAAAAATATTGAAAATGATTTGAAAAAATCTTTTTCAGAGCTGCAGTTATTATTGAATGCTGATGTTTCTGAAATAAAAATTGAAATGGATACAGCTGCTCGTTTATATGATGTTCGGCTTGATGAAATGTTAAGAAGTGCTTTGCAAAATAATCCGGAGCTGATTTTAAGCAGATTGAAAAAGGAGAGAGCGGAAAATAAAATTTCTCTCGCAAAGTCTTTATTGCTGCCGAATATTTCACTGAAATATTACAATCTGAAATTAGGAAGTGAGAGCGGTTACTATGGATTTGAAGTCGGGCTTGGCATTCCCGTTTGGTTCTGGCTGGAGAATTCAGGAGAGATAAGCGAGGCTAAGGTTGAAAAAAAAATAATGCAATCGGAAGAAGACTTCACATTAAGAAGATTGAAATCAGATGTAAAAAATGCGTTTGATGATTTTTCAAACAGCAAACGACAAGCTGACTTTATAAATAATGGTGTACTGGATGAAGCACGACAGATTATGGATGCTACAAAAAGGAGTTATGATGAAGGCACTGCATCTTATAATGATTTCTTACAAGCTTTAAGAACTTATATGGATGTACAAGCAGCGTATGCCGGTAACCGGTATAATTTAAAAATTTCAATAATTAATTTAGAAAAGATTACAGGGAGAGTTTTAAAATGA
- a CDS encoding leucine-rich repeat domain-containing protein, translating to MNSTAASGACLSELKFSRSFSSQDLDFSGKGMKEFPKEVLGMTDVKTLDLSDNKLTNIPSEIQNLKYLTVLKLNGNKIYELPSVVSKLKFLKEIYLDREIWQYRLNEVKKITAARIILVG from the coding sequence ATGAACTCTACAGCTGCATCCGGTGCCTGTTTATCTGAGTTAAAATTTTCACGAAGCTTTAGTTCACAGGATCTTGATTTCAGCGGTAAAGGAATGAAAGAGTTTCCTAAAGAAGTGCTTGGCATGACAGATGTGAAAACATTAGACTTAAGTGATAATAAACTGACAAATATCCCTTCCGAAATTCAGAATCTGAAATACCTTACTGTATTAAAACTGAACGGAAATAAAATCTATGAACTGCCTTCTGTTGTTTCAAAATTAAAATTCCTTAAAGAAATTTATCTTGATAGAGAAATCTGGCAATACAGATTGAATGAAGTGAAAAAAATTACTGCAGCTAGAATTATTTTAGTAGGGTAA
- a CDS encoding T9SS type A sorting domain-containing protein, translating to MKIFLIFAATMFVILNSSAQLFSQQNKSVGISKTEVINTPAENTKISEITKNLKIARTNGDISTKEFWEKKLNEITKPQIIEIPQNIFVGKRETGNENITNDFLSVSKLGNWWGNALAISYDRVKGDIYAAIGQISNVNPIPEADTLRILKSTNNGLSFSLIYTFTMPGNFRIPQNSLDMEVISNGDSSFAFIGISYTLGGLYNSGIIRVRQDGNLASFGLLQGSITNKFYNARITSDNAYYTNSTYIYFSATLDSTVSGNRRVKSKLYRIDSPFSTPLRIISAYQDNSNGQYGYYIDGIAPSNAEFESDIAFVNTAGDSDQVYTVTVVRGVAGSFNDGASLYFTKSDNYGRTVPTLFSQTESGSYLKKSPRIAATGYRNSSLVVFTRRLFQNGDWDPFNFYCSNINAPVPSFTGTYISGTTDTTVAISVAAKYRSNGTYLFGYCNRTFQGYSGNIFINLFTSGVYGGSVQVNNTTAAGERGLPDVTFRNVNNDSCLSLWAGYDGFGVYLTRGCSGPFIGINNQSSIADNFMLEQNYPNPFNPVTNIKFDIRKSGFVSLKVFDILGNEVENLVNENKTAGSYSVTFDGSKLASGVYYYRMESGDYTETKRMSLLK from the coding sequence ATGAAAATTTTTTTAATATTTGCCGCAACCATGTTTGTAATACTAAATTCCTCTGCTCAATTATTTTCTCAACAAAATAAATCGGTGGGAATTTCAAAAACAGAAGTGATAAATACACCTGCTGAGAATACTAAAATTTCTGAAATCACTAAGAATTTAAAAATTGCCAGAACGAATGGTGATATATCTACAAAAGAATTTTGGGAAAAAAAACTTAATGAAATAACTAAACCTCAAATAATTGAAATACCTCAAAATATATTTGTCGGTAAGAGAGAAACTGGAAATGAAAATATAACAAATGATTTCTTAAGTGTTTCTAAATTGGGAAACTGGTGGGGTAATGCTCTGGCAATATCTTATGACAGAGTTAAGGGAGATATATACGCTGCAATCGGACAAATTTCAAATGTTAATCCAATACCGGAAGCTGATACACTACGAATATTAAAATCTACAAATAACGGGTTGAGTTTTTCTCTTATTTATACTTTTACTATGCCGGGAAACTTTCGTATTCCTCAAAACAGTTTAGATATGGAGGTAATTTCTAATGGCGATTCATCTTTTGCTTTTATAGGAATTTCATATACTTTGGGTGGATTGTATAACTCCGGAATAATTCGAGTCAGGCAGGATGGAAATCTTGCAAGCTTTGGTTTGCTTCAAGGCAGCATTACTAACAAATTTTATAATGCAAGAATAACCAGCGATAACGCATACTATACAAATAGTACATATATTTATTTTTCAGCTACATTAGATTCTACCGTTTCAGGAAACCGAAGAGTTAAATCAAAATTATATCGTATAGACTCGCCATTTTCTACACCTTTGAGAATTATATCTGCCTATCAGGATAATTCAAACGGTCAATATGGATATTATATTGACGGTATAGCTCCTTCAAATGCAGAGTTTGAATCAGACATTGCATTTGTTAATACTGCGGGAGATTCAGACCAAGTTTATACTGTAACCGTTGTACGCGGAGTTGCAGGTTCCTTCAATGATGGGGCTTCACTTTATTTTACAAAAAGTGATAACTACGGTAGAACTGTGCCAACATTATTCAGCCAAACCGAATCAGGCTCATACTTAAAGAAAAGTCCGCGAATTGCAGCAACAGGATATCGCAATAGTTCGTTAGTTGTATTTACAAGAAGACTTTTTCAAAACGGTGATTGGGATCCGTTTAACTTTTACTGCTCAAATATTAATGCGCCTGTTCCTTCATTTACAGGTACTTACATCAGCGGAACCACTGATACTACAGTTGCCATTTCAGTTGCAGCAAAATACAGGTCAAATGGTACTTATTTATTTGGATATTGCAATAGAACCTTTCAAGGCTATAGTGGTAATATATTCATTAACCTTTTTACATCCGGTGTATATGGAGGTAGTGTTCAGGTAAATAATACTACTGCCGCAGGAGAAAGAGGTTTACCCGACGTTACATTTAGAAATGTAAACAATGATTCTTGTCTCTCGTTGTGGGCAGGTTATGATGGATTTGGTGTTTATTTAACCAGAGGATGCAGTGGACCATTTATAGGTATTAACAATCAAAGTTCAATTGCTGATAATTTCATGTTAGAACAAAACTATCCCAATCCATTTAACCCGGTTACAAATATAAAATTTGATATTCGAAAAAGCGGATTTGTAAGTTTAAAAGTATTTGATATCCTGGGTAATGAAGTTGAAAATCTTGTTAATGAAAACAAAACTGCCGGAAGTTATTCAGTTACTTTTGATGGAAGTAAACTCGCTAGCGGAGTTTATTATTACAGGATGGAATCAGGAGATTATACGGAAACCAAACGAATGTCACTACTTAAATAA
- a CDS encoding T9SS type A sorting domain-containing protein, which yields MKKYFIIFLILVSSPVFCQFIYWTDGSAGKLQEHPIDGSGTTTDVLTGIASGYALTVDNTSNDMYWTDFAASTISKINLVSTTVTPLLSNADGIIGPRGIAIDAANNRMYWADNSTKKIQRSTLTGTGITDIVSTGLVSPGFVAYDALNAKVYFADNGVGMKKIMRCNFDGSSIEDVATSLSQVWGIAFNSIDNCIYWIDSGADAIQKGNVATLPVTKVDIITGLTGNPRGIVIDALNNYLYWTDNSTQDIKRATTGGTSITQLITGIPYPQGVAINWLSAVPVELTNFNSAVNKNSVKLVWSTISELNNKGFVVERKSIGEFKEIGFVNGSGNSNNIHNYKYEDKNLPVGNFSYRLKQVDYNGNFKYYNLANEVNVGVPNQYSLSQNYPNPFNPVTNIEFELPQNIYVELKVFDVTGREVSTIVSQALQSGYYKYSFDASSISSGSYFFRLNAGSFSAMKKMIVIK from the coding sequence ATGAAAAAATATTTTATTATATTTTTAATATTGGTATCATCTCCTGTTTTCTGTCAGTTTATTTATTGGACTGATGGTTCAGCAGGAAAGCTTCAGGAGCACCCTATAGACGGTTCAGGTACAACTACTGATGTATTAACAGGGATTGCTTCAGGCTATGCATTGACTGTTGATAATACTTCAAACGATATGTACTGGACTGATTTTGCTGCATCAACTATTTCTAAGATAAATCTAGTATCAACTACTGTAACTCCTCTGCTTTCAAATGCGGACGGAATTATAGGACCGCGCGGGATAGCAATTGACGCTGCAAATAACAGAATGTACTGGGCTGATAATTCTACTAAAAAAATACAGAGGTCAACGCTTACCGGAACAGGTATAACAGATATTGTTTCAACAGGATTAGTTTCTCCCGGTTTTGTTGCGTATGATGCTCTGAACGCAAAAGTATATTTTGCAGATAACGGAGTAGGCATGAAAAAAATTATGCGCTGCAATTTTGACGGAAGTAGTATTGAAGATGTTGCCACTTCGTTAAGTCAAGTCTGGGGAATAGCATTTAACTCAATTGATAATTGCATATACTGGATTGATTCAGGTGCAGATGCAATTCAAAAGGGAAATGTAGCTACTCTTCCGGTAACTAAAGTAGATATAATAACAGGATTGACAGGAAACCCGAGAGGAATAGTTATAGATGCTTTAAATAATTATTTATACTGGACAGACAATTCGACACAGGATATAAAACGCGCAACAACGGGCGGTACTTCTATTACTCAATTGATAACCGGTATTCCATATCCGCAGGGAGTTGCAATTAATTGGCTTTCAGCAGTTCCTGTAGAGCTTACTAATTTTAATTCAGCAGTCAATAAAAATTCAGTAAAGTTAGTATGGAGCACAATTTCAGAGTTAAATAATAAAGGATTTGTGGTTGAAAGAAAATCTATTGGCGAATTTAAAGAAATCGGCTTTGTAAACGGCTCGGGAAATTCAAACAACATTCATAATTATAAATATGAAGATAAAAATTTACCTGTGGGTAATTTTTCATATAGGCTTAAGCAAGTAGATTACAACGGCAACTTTAAATATTATAATTTAGCAAATGAGGTAAACGTAGGAGTTCCGAATCAATATAGCTTATCACAAAATTATCCTAATCCCTTTAATCCTGTAACAAATATAGAATTTGAACTGCCGCAAAATATTTACGTTGAGCTGAAAGTGTTCGATGTTACAGGAAGGGAAGTTTCTACTATTGTCAGCCAGGCATTGCAGTCAGGTTATTACAAATATTCATTTGATGCATCATCAATTTCATCGGGAAGTTATTTTTTTAGATTGAATGCAGGAAGCTTTTCAGCAATGAAGAAGATGATTGTGATAAAGTGA
- a CDS encoding phage tail protein gives MNFFKKKNTHNISTANNHNGRRNFMLKSLAALFGASVVAKPDNIFAAKSKTGYIYVKRNGEIIEDYIPQGGSEPFLGSILMAGFGFYPVNYVYANGALLPIMGNEALFILIGTTYGGDGVSNFGLPDLRGRVPMHQGQGSGLSSYVIGQSGGNETVVLTSQQIPSHSHTINVTTSSGTSGSPAGNFIAQNADGIDSYSNTANSTLPSGSLGVTGSNQGHTNLQPFLTINFCIAVQGVFPTGS, from the coding sequence ATGAACTTTTTTAAGAAGAAAAATACTCATAATATTTCTACTGCTAATAACCATAACGGCAGAAGAAATTTTATGCTGAAATCACTTGCGGCTCTTTTTGGAGCTTCAGTGGTGGCAAAGCCCGATAATATATTTGCTGCAAAATCCAAAACAGGTTATATATATGTAAAACGTAACGGTGAAATTATTGAAGACTACATTCCGCAGGGAGGTTCTGAGCCATTTCTGGGAAGCATTCTGATGGCAGGATTCGGTTTTTATCCAGTAAACTATGTATATGCTAACGGCGCATTATTACCAATCATGGGCAACGAAGCATTGTTTATTCTAATTGGCACAACTTACGGGGGAGACGGCGTTTCAAATTTTGGCTTGCCTGATTTAAGAGGAAGGGTACCTATGCATCAGGGGCAGGGCTCTGGTCTAAGTAGTTATGTTATTGGACAAAGCGGAGGCAATGAAACGGTTGTATTGACTTCACAACAAATACCTTCTCATTCACATACAATAAATGTTACTACATCCAGCGGTACATCAGGAAGCCCTGCAGGTAATTTTATAGCGCAAAATGCTGATGGGATTGATTCGTATTCAAACACTGCAAATTCTACATTGCCTTCCGGGTCTTTGGGAGTGACGGGTTCTAATCAGGGGCATACAAATCTGCAGCCTTTTCTTACTATTAATTTTTGTATAGCAGTTCAGGGAGTTTTTCCTACGGGAAGCTGA